DNA sequence from the Candidatus Izemoplasmatales bacterium genome:
TGAAATCGCGTGAAAATTCTGCGATTCCGGGCACATAACGCTTGCAATCGAAGCATCCCCGATGTATAATGTTATCAGCATCAAAAATAAAATTAAAGGAGAAACACAGTTACAAATGAACGGCACGGTCAAGTGGTTTAACGCAGAAAAGGGTTATGGATTCATCACCGGCGAAGACGGAAAAGACATTTTCGCTCACTACTCGGCAATCCAAGGCGAAGGCTACAAGGCTCTCGAGAACGGCCAGAAGGTTTCCTTCGAAGTCGTGAACGGCGCCCGCGGTCCCCAAGCTGCCAATATCGTCAAACTGTAATAAGCAAAACGATATTCAACCTAAAAAGGCATCCTCGCGGATGCCTTTTTTCGTGTTTGACGGCATTATCGGAGGTCGTCGACGGTCTTGACCTGGTTCTTGCCCGAGCGCTTCGCCAGATAGAGGGCCTTGTCGGCGTCGCGGTAGCCTTTGTCGAAGGTCGCGTCGATGCGGGAGACGCCGATCGAGACGGAGGTGTGGATCACGACGCCCTCGAAGGGATAGCCGGTCGTGGCAATCACGTCGCGGACCCGTTCGGCGAGCACGCGGATCTCGGCCATCGAGCGGATCGGACAGGCGACCATGAATTCGTCGCCGCCCCAACGCGAAATCAGCGCCGGTTTCGGCACCTCGCGGAGGAGGGTTCCGGCCACCATCCGGATCAGATGGTCGCCGGCGGGATGGCCGAACCCGTCGTTCACGAGCTTGAACTCGTCGAGGTCGAGGATGAAGATCGGGATCGGCTGCGCGTCTTCCGCCTGCGCAAGGTAGGCTTCGCGGATCGCGTCCTCCATCGCCCCGCGGTTCAGCAGTCCCGAGAGGCGATCCGTGTTCGCGAGTTTGGCGAGCGCGCTCGTCTGCGACTGGATCAGGTCGGTGCGGCGCGTCTTGGCCATGAAGTTCAGCCACCC
Encoded proteins:
- a CDS encoding cold-shock protein yields the protein MNGTVKWFNAEKGYGFITGEDGKDIFAHYSAIQGEGYKALENGQKVSFEVVNGARGPQAANIVKL